A genomic region of Dunckerocampus dactyliophorus isolate RoL2022-P2 chromosome 8, RoL_Ddac_1.1, whole genome shotgun sequence contains the following coding sequences:
- the lrig1 gene encoding leucine-rich repeats and immunoglobulin-like domains protein 1: protein MAASPGRFGYASRCVFYLFFALELFITGGLSSELQCVQNCTCNGDSVDCSGLQLTAPPVDLPVRTISLNLGHNKLPAIDVNVFANLPNLRELRLDHNELTSIPDLGQAASKIVSLYLHHNKISSIEGSRTRDLVSLETLDLSNNDITELRGHSFPAGLQIRDLYLSNNKISALELGALDHLGSTLQVLRLSRNRISQVPVRAFQLPRLTQLELNRNRIRQVEGLTFQGLSSLEVLKLQRNSISKLTDGAFWDLAKMKVLHLDYNSLTEVNSGSLYGLTSLQQLFLSNNSITRINPDGWKFCQKLRELNLSYNNLTRLDEGSLAVLGDLHSLRLGHNSISHIAEGAFRGLRAVRILELDHNDISGTIEDTNGAFFGLDSLSKLTLFGNKIKSVAKKAFAGLETLEHLNLGENAIRSIQPDAFSKMKNLKTLLIQSDSFLCDCQLHWLPEWLVSRGLQAAVNATCAHPESLKGTSVFQAPSSSFVCDDLPKPQITVQPENTVTVLGSNVRLTCTAASSSSSPMTFAWRKDQELLRHAETENYAHVRAHHHDTASDGTGGGAASVMEYTTILHLRHVTFAHEGRYQCIITNHFGSTYSSKARLIVNVLPSFVKTPRDSTIRTGHTARLECAAEGHPAPQIAWQKDGGTDFPAARERRMHVMPDDDVFFIMDVKPEDMGVYSCTAKNTAGTVSANATLTVLETPHLAQDLEDRSVAVGDTVALQCKALGSPPPRITWLLDDQPLRPSDRHHFTPGNQLLVIGAASLEDAGRYTCLMSNTLGTERAHSQLVVTQRRSPCAPPTGLSTVTIGIIVIAVVTSIVVTSLVWVCIIYQTRKKSEDCSVTNTDETIVPPDVPSYLSSQGTLSERQDVCIRVEAASGPQPNGHVVESTGFDGPVVCTDCMETSSHYSKDLDYQKQAFAPAGVTEYHQHPSPPPYSHCYPGEHTTPLCNGIRKDTQGFSDSPDGRQVSSTGGTSSAYTSQEDSYHPPVKLTSRGHVDSDCEPELRQTLLSNGHALRAAPNDSTPLRRASD from the exons ATGGCGGCGTCCCCGGGACGATTTGGATATGCTTCtcgttgtgttttttatttattttttgcactcGAACTTTTTATCACTGGTGGATTGAGTTCCGAGTTGCAGTGTGTCCAGAACTGTACCTGCAACGGAGATTCAGTGGACTGCAGCGGTCTGCAGCTGACAGCTCCGCCCGTGGACCTGCCTGTCCGGACGATTTCCTT AAACCTTGGCCACAACAAGCTGCCTGCCATTGACGTGAACGTGTTTGCCAACCTGCCCAATCTACGAGAGCT GCGGCTGGACCACAATGAGCTGACCTCCATACCAGATTTAGGCCAGGCGGCCTCTAAGATTGTATCACTGTACCT aCATCATAACAAAATAAGTAGTATTGAGGGCTCACGGACCAGAGACCTTGTTTCGTTGGAGACCTTAGACCTGAGCAATAACGACATCACTGAACTACGAGGACACTCCTTCCCTGCAGGACTCCAGATTAGAGATTT GTACCTAAGCAACAACAAGATCAGTGCATTAGAGCTGGGAGCACTGGACCATCTGGGCTCCACTCTCCAGGTCCTGAGATTGAGCCGAAACCGCATCAGTCAGGTTCCTGTGAGGGCATTCCAACTCCCGAGGCTCACCCAGCT TGAACTGAACAGGAATCGAATCCGTCAAGTCGAGGGTTTGACCTTCCAGGGCCTTTCTAGCTTGGAGGTGCTGAAGCTGCAAAGGAACAGTATCAGCAAGCTGACTGATGGTGCTTTTTGGGATCTCGCCAAGATGAAAGTCCT CCACCTGGACTACAACAGCCTGACGGAGGTGAACAGCGGATCCCTGTATGGCCTGACTTCTCTTCAGCAGCTTTTCCTCAGCAACAACTCCATAACCCGCATCAATCCTGATGGCTGGAAGTTCTGCCAGAAGCTAAGGGAACT GAATCTGTCATATAACAACCTGACTCGTCTGGATGAAGGCAGCCTGGCTGTGCTGGGGGATCTCCACTCCCTCCGTCTGGGGCACAACTCAATAAGCCACATCGCCGAAGGAGCCTTCAGAGGCCTCAGGGCTGTACGCATCCT GGAACTGGACCATAACGACATCTCAGGCACAATAGAGGATACCAACGGGGCCTTCTTTGGATTGGATAGCCTCAGCAAGCT AACTCTGTTTGGAAACAAGATCAAGTCGGTGGCAAAGAAAGCCTTCGCTGGCCTAGAGACCCTGGAACACCT GAACTTGGGGGAGAATGCTATCCGCTCAATTCAGCCTGATGCCTTTAGCAAGATGAAGAACCTCAAAACTCT TCTCATCCAGAGCGACAGCTTCCTGTGCGACTGCCAGCTCCACTGGCTGCCTGAGTGGTTGGTGAGCCGTGGTTTACAAGCTGCTGTCAATGCCACATGCGCCCACCCTGAAAGCCTTAAGGGTACCAGCGTTTTCCAGGCTCCATCCAGCAGTTTTGTGTGTG ATGACCTTCCCAAGCCTCAGATCACAGTTCAGCCAGAAAACACTGTCACAGTTCTCGGAAGCAATGTACGTCTTACCTGCACGGCCGCGAGCAGCAGCTCCTCCCCTATGACCTTCGCCTGGCGCAAAGACCAGGAGCTGCTTCGCCACGCTGAGACAGAGAACTACGCTCACGTCCGCGCCCACCACCACGATACGGCATCTGATGGGACAGGTGGAGGTGCTGCAAGCGTGATGGAGTACACCACCATCCTGCACCTGCGGCATGTCACCTTCGCACACGAGGGACGTTACCAGTGCATCATCACCAACCACTTTGGCTCTACCTACTCCAGCAAGGCCCGCCTCATTGTTAACG TCCTGCCATCTTTCGTGAAGACTCCCAGGGACAGCACCATCAGGACGGGCCACACCGCCAGGCTGGAGTGCGCCGCCGAGGGCCACCCGGCGCCGCAGATTGCCTGGCAGAAGGATGGGGGCACCGATTTTCCCGCCGCCCGCGAGCGGCGAATGCACGTCATGCCCGACGACGATGTGTTCTTCATTATGGACGTCAAGCCAGAAGACATGGGCGTGTACAGCTGCACTGCCAAAAACACGGCAGGGACCGTGTCTGCCAATGCCACGCTCACCGTGCTAG AAACCCCCCACCTGGCCCAGGATTTGGAGGATCGCAGCGTGGCAGTGGGCGACACGGTGGCGCTGCAGTGCAAAGCGCTCGGCAGCCCGCCGCCCCGCATCACCTGGCTGCTCGACGACCAGCCCCTGCGCCCCTCCGACAGACACCACTTCACCCCCGGCAACCAGCTTCTGGTCATCGGCGCCGCATCGCTGGAGGACGCCGGCCGCTACACCTGCCTCATGTCCAACACGCTGGGCACGGAGCGAGCTCACAGCCAGCTAGTGGTAACACAGCGGCGCAGCCCCTGCGCCCCGCCTACCGGGCTGAGCACGGTCACCATCGGCATCATCGTCATCGCTGTGGTGACGAGTATCGTGGTGACCTCGCTGGTGTGGGTGTGCATCATCTACCAGACCAGGAAGAAGAGCGAGGATTGCAGCGTCACCAACACAG ATGAGACGATTGTTCCTCCCGACGTGCCGAGCTACCTCTCCTCTCAGGGAACTTTGTCCGAGCGCCAGGACGTGTGTATCCGAGTGGAGGCCGCCAGTGGACCTCAGCCCAATGGACACGTTGTAGAATCAACAG GTTTCGACGGTCCAGTCGTGTGCACGGATTGCATGGAGACCAGCAGCCACTACTCCAAAGACCTCGACTACCAGAAGCAGGCCTTTGCTCCGGCAGGCGTCACGGAGTACCATCAGCACCCGTCTCCCCCTCCTTACTCTCACTGTTACCCAGGCGAGCACACGACGCCGCTCTGCAACGGCATTCGAAAGGACACTCAAGGATTTTCCGACAGTCCCGACGGTAGACAAG TGAGCAGCACAGGAGGAACATCGTCGGCATACACGTCGCAGGAGGATTCTTATCACCCTCCGGTGAAGCTGACGAGCCGCGGACACGTGGACAGTGACTGTGAGCCTGAGCTCAGGCAGACTCTGTTGTCCAATGGACACGCCCTCAGAGCAGCGCCCAATGACAGCACCCCCCTAAGGAGAGCCAGCGACTAG